The sequence below is a genomic window from Candidatus Neomarinimicrobiota bacterium.
TAAACAGGCAGGGATTTTGGATTTAGATAGCATACGGAACATAGCGATAATTGCGCATGTTGACCATGGCAAAACCACTCTGACCGACGCTCTTATGAGACAGACGAATATGTCCGACGAGAATGCGACGATGGACACTGATGTCCTTGAACTGGAGCGTGGCATCACAATTTATTCTAAGAATACTTCAGTTTATTATAAGAACACTAAAATTAATATTGTTGATACACCCGGTCACGCTGATTTCGGTTCGGAGGTGGAGCGGGTGCTGCGATCTATAGATTCCGTGGTTCTCGTAGTTGACGCTCAGGAAGGACCGATGCCCCAGACAAAGTTCGTGCTGAAGAAATCTCTCGAACTTGGACTCAAACCCATCGTCGTTATAAACAAAATTGACAAACCGGCGGCTCGCCCGGATGAAGTGCATGAACTGATTTTCGAACTGTTTTTAGACCTCGGAGCAAACGACGAGCAACTCGACTTTGCGACTGTCTATTCAAATGCAAGAGAAGGGACAGCAAAACTCAAATTAGACGATGAGGGAACAGACCTTATGCCTCTTTTGGACACTGTTTTAGAGAAGGTTCAGCCGGCGTCAGACGAAGCCGCACAAAACAAACCGCTGCTGATCCAGACTTTCAATCTTGGATACGATAATTACCTCGGGCGGTTGGCTGTCGGAAGAATATACGAAGGCAGAATTAACCGCTCGGATGAAGTGATAATCAAATCTGCGAACGGCGAGTTTAGAACCGGATTGATAAATAAGTTGTTCACTTTTGAAGGCGTCAACAGGAAAGAAGTAGACTCGGCGAGCGCGGGCGATATCGTCATGATAGCCGGACTTGCAGACATATATATCGGCGAAACTATATGCGAGAACGAAACACAGGAAGCCCTTCCCGCAATTGATATTGACGAGCCGACTATCTCACTGAATTTTTTGGTGAACAACTCACCCTTTGCGGGTCGCGATGGAAAGTACGTCACTAACAGGCAGCTGCGGGAACGGCTTGAAAAAGAGTTGGAGATAAACGTCGGATTAAAAATTGATTTTTCATCCACTCATCATTACCGGGTATTAGGACGCGGTGATATGCATATCGCTATCCTCTTGGAAAATTTACGAAGAGAGGATTTTGAACTTCAGATTTCCCAACCGCACGTTATCATCAAGGAAGAAAACGGTGAAAAGCTTGAACCGTTTGAAGAGGTAACTGTAATTGTGCCGGAGGAGCTCACCGGAGTCGTGATAGAAAAGCTCTCAAGACGTAAAGGAAACTTGATAGAGATGAAGCCGGAACAGGAAGGTGTTAATCTGATTTTTGAAATACCTTCCCGCGGTCTTCTCGGCTACAAGAACAGTTTCATTGTGGACACAAGGGGACAAGGAATTCTATACAGCAGGGTTATCGGGTTCCGTTCACACGTAGGTGAGATAAAGAAGCGGCACGTCGGCTCAATGATATCCAAGTCTACGGGGAAAGCTCTCGGGTTCTCGCTGTTTAATCTTCAAAACCGGGGCGCGCTCTATATAAGGGCAAACACAGATGTCTATGAAGGTATGATAATCGGTAACACATCAAAGGGAGACGACCTCACGGTGAATCCCATCAAAGGCAAGCAGCTGACCAATATGCGCGCATCAGGAGCCGACGAAGCGATCCGCCTTACGACGCCGATAGAGCTGACTCTCGAAAACGGGATGAGCATTATGAGCGATGACGAATATTTAGAAATTACTCCCAAATCCGTTCGGCTCCGGAAACAACACCTCTCCGAAAACGAGAGAGTCAAAGCCGCGAGAAGGAAGTAAGTTACTTTGAGTCGCTGTACTTCGCGGAATCAGTTACCGAATAGAGATCATATTCGTGTCCCAATTTGCCCCGGCTTGTCCCGTAATACCGATTCATCGAATGTACTATTGATAACACCGAACCGAAATTTGGGGATAAGGTCACGTCTCTCCTTAAAGATCCTTTGCGGAAATAAACTTGCCGTAGGAATATAATATTATTATCTTAATTAAGCTTTATTTTAATATCCGTTATTTGATATTTTAATACGGGCGCTTAAACATAAAGGAGAGCAGTGACTGAAAGGAGCATCCGATAAACAATTCAGCGCATAAATTCCACATCCCGGTAATGGGTACCGGATTTACCATAGATACACCTATAAGGATCGCCAAGCTCGGCATCTCATCCGTTATTTCTATTATTGACGATATGCTCATTGAACAAATGAGAAAATTCCACGCAG
It includes:
- the typA gene encoding translational GTPase TypA, which produces MLDLDSIRNIAIIAHVDHGKTTLTDALMRQTNMSDENATMDTDVLELERGITIYSKNTSVYYKNTKINIVDTPGHADFGSEVERVLRSIDSVVLVVDAQEGPMPQTKFVLKKSLELGLKPIVVINKIDKPAARPDEVHELIFELFLDLGANDEQLDFATVYSNAREGTAKLKLDDEGTDLMPLLDTVLEKVQPASDEAAQNKPLLIQTFNLGYDNYLGRLAVGRIYEGRINRSDEVIIKSANGEFRTGLINKLFTFEGVNRKEVDSASAGDIVMIAGLADIYIGETICENETQEALPAIDIDEPTISLNFLVNNSPFAGRDGKYVTNRQLRERLEKELEINVGLKIDFSSTHHYRVLGRGDMHIAILLENLRREDFELQISQPHVIIKEENGEKLEPFEEVTVIVPEELTGVVIEKLSRRKGNLIEMKPEQEGVNLIFEIPSRGLLGYKNSFIVDTRGQGILYSRVIGFRSHVGEIKKRHVGSMISKSTGKALGFSLFNLQNRGALYIRANTDVYEGMIIGNTSKGDDLTVNPIKGKQLTNMRASGADEAIRLTTPIELTLENGMSIMSDDEYLEITPKSVRLRKQHLSENERVKAARRK